CGTCGCGTCCCGTTGATTCGGAGCGCGCTGCGATCGCGCTCCTTGTCCGGCTAGTGGAAGAGTATCGGACGCCAATTCACATCGTTCATCTTTCTGCCGCGACCTCCCTCGACCTCGTGCGTGCTGCCCGGGAGGGCGGGCTGCCGATCACCGTCGAGACATGCCCGCATTATCTCACCTTCGCCGCGGACGATATCCCGGACGGCGCAACCGAATTCAAATGTGCGCCGCCGATTCGTGATGCCGCCGAGCGGGACGGTCTATGGAACTCCCTCATTGAAGGCGACGTCGATCTCGTCGCATCAGACCACTCGCCGTGCCCGCCCGCGATGAAAGAAACAGCCGGCGATTTTTTTTCTGCGTGGGGAGGAATTGCGTCGCTGCAGATCGCGCTCGCGGCGGTCTGGACAGGCGCGCGTGAACGCGGTATCTGCGCGGAGCGGACAGCTGAATGGATGAGCGCGGCACCGGCCCGGCTCGCGGGGCTCGGCGACAGGAAAGGAAACCTTGCTGCAGGTTGCGATGCAGATATCGTGGTCTGGGATCCAGATGCCAGCTTTGTCGTGGATCCCGCGGTTCTTCAGCATCGCCATCCCGTCACTCCGTATGCCGGACGCAAACTATTCGGCAAGGTGCTGGCAACCTGGGTCGGCGGACGCCTCGTATTCAGTGACGATCCCTCGTTCCACTGACCAATGAAACATTTCCATGTTACGCTTTCCCCATGATCCCAGCTTCCGGTGATGCATCCGAAACCCCCGATGCCTCGTTCATGGATCTGCCGGACCTTGCTTCCGAACGGCTCGGCGGGGCGGTGATTGCGGCGAATGATGAATTCTTTGCGGCGAAAGAGGGATTAACCAGGCTTGGTGCGCCGGAGTGGCGCGAAGGTGCGTACACCGAGCGCGGAAAATGGATGGACGGATGGGAAACCCGGCGCCGGCGCACTCCCGGCCACGACTGGGCGATCATCCGGCTCGGCGTATCGGGAATCGTACGAGGCGTGGTTATCGATACGAGTTTTTTTACCGGCAACTTTCCGGAGCACGCCAGCGTCGACGCCTGTGCAATCGGCGGAACACCGTCAGCAGACAGCGTTGCGAGGTCTCAGACACCGTGGGAGCCGCTGCTCGCGCCGTCCCCACTCAACGGTAACAGTCAGAATCTGTTCGCTATCGACCGCCATGCAGCGCGCGTGACGCATCTGCGCCTGAACATCTTCCCCGACGGCGGCATCGCCCGGCTGCGCGTACATGGAGATGTGCTGCCCGATCCGCGGTTGTTCGAGCAGGGCCGCGAAGTCGATCTCGCGGCAATGGAAAGCGGCGGCTTTGTCGTCGCTTGCAGCGACATGCATTACGGACATCGCCAGAATCTGATCCTGCCAGGCAGGTCGACGCACATGGGCGACGGCTGGGAGACTAAACGGCGTCGCGGACCGGGGCACGACTGGTCAATTATCCGTCTCGCGCGGCGCGGCTCAATCAATCGCATTGAAATCGATACGGACCATTACAAGGGAAATGCCCCCGGTAGCTGCACGGTTGAATGCATCGATGCGGAGAAAACAGGCGGAGTCGCATCGATCACTGATTCGGTACAGGAATGGAGCATGCTGCTCGGCGACACGCCGTTGCAGCCGCATTCGCGCCATCGGTTCGAGTCCATCGATCAGCGTGCGGCGACGCATGTTCGACTCAGCATCTATCCCGACGGCGGGGTAGCGCGGCTGCGCCTCATCGGAACGGCTGCTCCGCAATGACTCTTACGGTGCATGATTTCAACGCGCTTCCGGCGGACGCATCCGCCGAGCTGCTGAGGTCGTGCTGCGGTTCCTCGCGATGGGTCGACGAGATGATCGGCCGGAGGCCCTTCGGCTCGCTCGACGCGCTCCTGCTTGCAGCTGACCAGGCCTGGGCATCGACCGATGCGGGCGACTGGCATGAAGCTTTCGCCCATCACCCGCGGATCGGTGAAACGCAGAGCGTCGCGGCTCAGGATGCGCGTGCGTCGTCATGGTCGCGCGCGGAACAAGAAGCGATCGGCGCGGCATCCGAAGGAACGCAGGCGGAGATCGCTGACATGAACAAGGAGTACGAGCGTCGCTTCGGCCACATTTACATCGCGTGCGCAAACGGAAGGACGCCGAGTGAGTTGCTGACTGTCGCCAGGAAGCGCCTGGCAAACGATGCCGATATCGAGCTGCGGACGGCAGCCGATGAGCAGCGGCAGATAACGCAGCTCCGATTGCGGAAACTGTTCGGGGGACGAATGATTACCATCAGCACCCACGTACTCGACACGGCGCTCGGCAAACCTGCCGCGGGTATTCGAGTGGCGCTTTCCCGGGGAGATGCCGCTATCGGGTCTGGGACGACAGATGCCGACGGCCGCGTTCGCGATTTGAATGCAGCGGGAGTTGCGCTTGCGGAGGGAGAGTATCGACTGGCCTTCGCCGTTGGTGAGTACTTCGACGCGACTGCACGTGAGGCGTTCTATTCAGAAGTCGTGGTCAGTTTTCGTATCAATGGCGGAGGAGAGCGCTACCACGTGCCTCTGCTGCTCAGTCCGTTCGGATATTCCACATATCGCGGGAGTTGACGGCGCCGGCTGTCATTCTTACTGCATATGGAAATCGGCGTCTATACTTTCGCTGAAGTGAACCCTGATGAGGCTACCGGTTCGCCGGAGCAGGCTGGCCAGCGACTTCGCGATCTGATCGAGGAATCGAGCTCGCCGACGAGGTAGGCCTGGACGTCTTCGGCGTCGGCGAGCATCACCGTCCTGATTACGCCGTGTCTGCACCTGCGGTCGTCCTCGCCGCGGCAGCAACCCGTACAAAGAACATCAGGCTCACCAGCGCAGTCACGGTCCTCAGCTCCGACGATCCGGTGCGTGTGTTCCAGGACTTTGCGACGCTCGATCTTCTGTCTGGCGGGCGGGCGGAAATCATGGCCGGTCGAGGGTCGTTCATAGAATCTTTTCCGCTGTTTGGCTACGACCTCGACGACTACAGCGACCTTTTCTCGGAAAAGCTCGACCTTCTGCTGAAGCTGCGTGATTCGGTGAAAGTCAACTGGGCAGGCAGTCATCGAGCGCCGATAGATGGGCTTGGGGTGTACCCGAGACCGCTCCAGAATCTGCTGCCAGTGTGGATTGCTGTTGGTGGAACCGCGCAGTCTGTCGTACGCGCGGCGACCCTGGGGCTTCCCATGGCGCTGGCGATCATCGGGGGACAGCCAGCGCGCTTTGCGTCACTCATCAATCTGTACCGCCACACGGCGGAGAAGGCCGGGCGCGATCCAGCCGCGATGCGGGTGAGCATCAACTCGCACGGGTTCATCGGAGACGACTCGCGGCAGGCAGCCGACGATTTCTTTCCGCCATATGCCGAGGTAATGACGAGGGTTGGCGCCGAGCGGGGCTGGCCGCCAACGACGCGGCGGGATTTTGAGCAGGCGCGTCTGCTGCACGGGGCTCTCGCAGTCGGAAGTCCGCAGGAAGTGATCGACAAAATCCTCTATCAATACGAGATCTTCCGTCACGACCGTTTCCTCATGCAACTCACCGTCGGACCGCTGCCGCACGCAAAGGTGATGCGCGCCATCGAGCTGTTCGGCACCAGGGTCGCCCCTGTGATCAGGAGGGAAACCTCGGCCTGAGGTGGCCCTTGTCGTCCCGCCGATCGAGAGAGAACCCCGATAGGCGGCGCTACAACCTCCCACCGATGGAGAGAGAACCCCGATTGGCGGCGCTATAACC
The Gemmatimonadaceae bacterium DNA segment above includes these coding regions:
- the allB gene encoding allantoinase AllB is translated as MRGQRVVTAEGLGPASLHIASGRISRVAAWDDVGANASVTDAGEFLVMPGLVDTHVHINEPGRTEWEGFESATRAAAAGGITTILDMPLNAIPATTTAGALEAKRTAANGKCVVNVEYIGGVVPGNAGELPGLRDAGVRAFKCFLVPSGVEEFPAVTETNLRVALPVLARLGLPLMVHAEDPAWLLTHHGSGSRIYADYLASRPVDSERAAIALLVRLVEEYRTPIHIVHLSAATSLDLVRAAREGGLPITVETCPHYLTFAADDIPDGATEFKCAPPIRDAAERDGLWNSLIEGDVDLVASDHSPCPPAMKETAGDFFSAWGGIASLQIALAAVWTGARERGICAERTAEWMSAAPARLAGLGDRKGNLAAGCDADIVVWDPDASFVVDPAVLQHRHPVTPYAGRKLFGKVLATWVGGRLVFSDDPSFH
- the alc gene encoding allantoicase, which codes for MIPASGDASETPDASFMDLPDLASERLGGAVIAANDEFFAAKEGLTRLGAPEWREGAYTERGKWMDGWETRRRRTPGHDWAIIRLGVSGIVRGVVIDTSFFTGNFPEHASVDACAIGGTPSADSVARSQTPWEPLLAPSPLNGNSQNLFAIDRHAARVTHLRLNIFPDGGIARLRVHGDVLPDPRLFEQGREVDLAAMESGGFVVACSDMHYGHRQNLILPGRSTHMGDGWETKRRRGPGHDWSIIRLARRGSINRIEIDTDHYKGNAPGSCTVECIDAEKTGGVASITDSVQEWSMLLGDTPLQPHSRHRFESIDQRAATHVRLSIYPDGGVARLRLIGTAAPQ
- the uraD gene encoding 2-oxo-4-hydroxy-4-carboxy-5-ureidoimidazoline decarboxylase — its product is MTLTVHDFNALPADASAELLRSCCGSSRWVDEMIGRRPFGSLDALLLAADQAWASTDAGDWHEAFAHHPRIGETQSVAAQDARASSWSRAEQEAIGAASEGTQAEIADMNKEYERRFGHIYIACANGRTPSELLTVARKRLANDADIELRTAADEQRQITQLRLRKLFGGRMITISTHVLDTALGKPAAGIRVALSRGDAAIGSGTTDADGRVRDLNAAGVALAEGEYRLAFAVGEYFDATAREAFYSEVVVSFRINGGGERYHVPLLLSPFGYSTYRGS
- a CDS encoding Atu2307/SP_0267 family LLM class monooxygenase encodes the protein MDVFGVGEHHRPDYAVSAPAVVLAAAATRTKNIRLTSAVTVLSSDDPVRVFQDFATLDLLSGGRAEIMAGRGSFIESFPLFGYDLDDYSDLFSEKLDLLLKLRDSVKVNWAGSHRAPIDGLGVYPRPLQNLLPVWIAVGGTAQSVVRAATLGLPMALAIIGGQPARFASLINLYRHTAEKAGRDPAAMRVSINSHGFIGDDSRQAADDFFPPYAEVMTRVGAERGWPPTTRRDFEQARLLHGALAVGSPQEVIDKILYQYEIFRHDRFLMQLTVGPLPHAKVMRAIELFGTRVAPVIRRETSA